The Vitis vinifera cultivar Pinot Noir 40024 chromosome 1, ASM3070453v1 DNA segment CATTGCCTAAGAGTTATTCATTGCTTTAACATGAAGGCATCACATAATCAACAACTTGGATTATGAATTGTTTGTTTATTGAAATTCACAATCACTGCTGccttaaaacaagttttaaggaaaaaaaggaaccGATGGACTAATCTAAAGGCTATCTAACACCCAATTATAATCCTCTGTAAAATCAATGAACTCATTCAATTCCATTGGGATTTCCAATTGTTGTGCAAATAAGGTTTTGTTGTGCTGGCAGCTGTGTATCAAATGCAAACTGAACTGTACTAGTATCACAGGCATGAAGTTCACCCCAAATTTTTTGCTTTATGCATCTCGTCGGTGTTGGAAAAGACTGGCTTATAGGTGCAGCACAACACATAATTTTGAGGGTGAACTTCGTGCTTGTGACAAGTGGCTATGTTTCCTTGGTTAAAAGTTGTCAATGCAATTGTTGCTTTTTTATCTCAATGGTTTCACAGATTTGCCTAGCACAAAACTTCAAGAAACTGGTCCGAGGAGAAAGGGAAGAGCCCTATTCTGGATGGAAAGACATTAAGCTTGGCCTGTATGACAACGCATCCAGTCTCGTTCAAATTGTAAGTTAAGATAATCCCTGAGAGCATCCCCACTCCAACCCCAGCTATTCGTGAAATTGATCTAGTTCggttatttttctttattaggaaaatcattttgaaatgattcaCATTGCAGGATGTCAGGGTAAGTGCTgaaattttctctttaaaacaTTCAGGTATAGCAAATATAGAAGAATTTTGAGATGAAATCCCCCACTGAAGAGACCGAAGGTACCTGTCAGAGGCATTTCAGAAGTTAATCCAAAAAGACGAGCAAAAGCTGCTTCTTAACAACCACCATGGTTACTAGGAGTACCTGATAATCTTTCAACTTAGGAAGAGAGGAAATGTTGTGATTATTGTAAAAGAGGTTTGATCATTGTCCACTTGAAGAGCCGTATCATAGTTAAAAATCGAGGGTTGGTGATTCTTTTTCCTGGTTTTAGTTATTTTCTGCATACAGCATTGACCTGATTCTAGCACGTAACTCCAAGAGGATGGATGCATTGACAGTTCTTGTTTCTCTAATTATAAGTCATATACATGGCTAAACCAAGAGAATGGTCACAACAAGTCCCTTGTACACTGTATGTCAAGCTGTTTCCAAGTGacctttcttcattgtttttcCTCTCCCCAGAAGCTGCTTTCTCGTATCAGTGCCTGTCTCCATATGAACCTTTCAATGCATTATATGGTGAGTACAGCATGAAAGATCTGTAGATAGACAAATACATCACCTTCAACTTTTACTATATTCCTCTATGCTGGAAGGTGTTCAGTATATGGTATTTGATCATGATAGTCTGCATTCCAATCAGAGCTGAGACCAGTAGTTGGGCATGTTTTTCCCCTGAGAATGCTAATTTTACTTGCACTGCCTTGGCCGGAAATTCTGTTTGGAGAGGAGAGAGACTAAAAGATTTTCCAACCTTTTTGCTCCAGGGCCCGGCTTGAGGACTGAAGGATTGCCCACAACCGAGCAAGGGTCAGTTCCATTTGAGCTGCTTCCAATGCACCAGGCACCCGGCACAAGCATGTCTGGTCTCCGGGACAGAAGCTCAGCATCTATCTTATCAAGAACTGGATCATCTCTTCGGAACTTTCTGGCAAATGGAGCATTGCTACTAATCATCTTGGACATGTCAGTGATGGTGAGCAGGTGGGGATGCTGCTTTGGGGGGTTATCCCATGAAATGAAATGCAGGTCGCTATTGACGGTGGTATTCCGAAACTCTTCGGCATTACAGATGACAGTATGGAAGTAGCCTTCTGGGGAAGAGACAAAGTTTGTGTAATACATTAGGACAGTTCGGGGAAGGTTGTCCCAGCCCCATATGCAGTAGTCTATGAAAGGCCGAGAAAGTGCCACCCAAGCAGAACCTGTTACAGGAAGCCAAACAAGGATGATATCACGAGCAACAATAATTGATTTGAATCTCAGTGCCTCAAAATCTAAAGGTTGACATCATACAGACTGTAATGGGTTCTTTTTCTCGTTCTTTCATTTTTCCAAGAAAGTTAAATTTGTCAACTTCTGACGATAGGAGACTAGAGAAGTGGGAAAGAAGATAACAATAGAATAATTAGGGATTCAATCTAAAACAATTCAAAGGGAAGTCTCCGATTCAAAGAAATCTTATCTTCTGGTTTAAGTAAACAAGGTTCCAACACTTACGGAAACTCGTTACATCATGTGTTTCacggaaaaaaaataaaaatagaagagaaaagtgaaagaaaaaataaaaaatagttaaaattaataaattatttttatttttttctttaaattcattttatttacttttcttcattatctacaaattaaataattttaaaatatataaatttttaactattttcattcatatttttcttagGAAAaccaaatcttttttctttccttgcttAGTTGCCATagccaaacatagcctaaaagcAGTAGGCTGGAAAACACAGTTAATTTAAGCGAAGAGGCAAATATGAGAGTTCCAGCACTCGAACCTGTAAAGAGCTTGAAGGCCGTGGGGACACTTCGCCTCTGTTTCACCCAGAAAACATTATTCTTCTTTGTCATATACAACCCAGGATCAACAATTATAGGCTTTGCCCTTTGAAATctaggggaaaagaaaaatgaaaactaggTTGAAAAGCCATGGGAAAATCACGAAATCGAACgcaaaaaaatgcaaagaactAAGCAAAATCACATACTCCTTCCACCCAATGTTACTCGTATGATCGACGAAGTTGAGATCCCGCGGCAAATACGAAAAGGTGTGCAGCAAATCTGTCAAAAAAGGGACGCAATCAACAAGCCAATCAAACAAAGAAAACTTCAAAACTTCGACTACAAAGTTGCAGAAGGGGCAAAACCCACACACCATCTTGAGTTACGAGTGGGTAATCAGAAGCGCTGAGATTAATAAACCAATCCCACTCGCCTCCTTCCTTTAACAGAATGGCCGCGGCATGAAGCGTATTCGCCACCATGGTCGGACCACGGTAAGTCACCAGATTGGCCTTCTCCATCATCCACACGTTTTTGACGGACGAAAAAGCCGGGTGGTTACGAATATAATCGCGAAGATGAGAGCGTTCAATTTGTGGGGATTCGAGGTCCAAGTGAATGATGTAGAGGTTGTGGGGATGGTAGAGAGCTTGGAGTGTCCGCTTGAGAGCTCCACAGTCGCCGACGGTGCCGGAGATCAGGTAGGCAAGGCGCGGAGGGAGAGAGACTGGTGTGGGCGAAATGGGTCGGAGCTTATACTCCACAAAGAGGGAAGCAGAGCCGGAGCGATGGAGAGTGAGGAAAGGTATCGAATCAGGTGAAACGAGGGTGGTGAAGAAGAGGACGATGAGCGAGAGAATGGAGCAGGTGGATATGAGCATTATCCATTTGGGGTTTACATGGGTGGGATGGTTCTTGACCCTCTTCATCCTTATCTCAGGTCAACCAATGGAGTCCAGTCTCTCTCTTCAACACTGTTCACTTGTTGAGCTCACACCCACAGAGCGAGAGAGCTGCCTCAGGTTACAGAAAATGGATCAGCGCTCAGCGCTTCAAACGTTCTCTTCCTTCATTCACTCTTTTTGACCAATGCAAGACCTCATTTCTCAACCAAAACGCATCGTTTTTGCTACTTGAGTTGAATCATTTTGCAATATGACGAGGAAGATAGAGCTACCAGTCATACTCATCCACTACCATGATTATTTACCCATCATGAAAATGTTAAGATTAAAGTAATAccatacaaataaatgaaattagagTATGAACAATGAgatgtaaaaatatatatgtgacACCATGTGATTGGTGATATCTTTTTACTCCTGTATCTAGCCAGACCTTGGAAATGCATTTAAGGATGACCTACAATAAGACCAAAATTACGGTGCATTTCTCCTCAATCAAAAAGGGAATTCAAAAGCTCAAAGGATATGACAAGGGCCAGAAAAGAGAATAAACTGATTACAAAATCACAAACTCTAGAAATAAGAAAGGTTCATTTATTGGAAAATCTACAACATCCACGAGGGTTAGGGGAGAAGGCATACATACAGCACCGAAGGTTTAGCTAAACCATTTAAAGGAGATTCTAAATTACAACACTCATTCCAGACAGCCTCAGAATATATATCCCAGCAGAAGTAACAATGAAGAAAGGAAGAGCCGAAGCTCCTTATCTGCACCAGTCAACTGGTTAGCATAGTTGGAAGTGGGGGGACTTGGGCTGGGGGGACTTGGGCTGGCTGCTGTCACAGTTTCCTTGGAGCAAGTATAATTGCATCGGCTTGGACGAACTACTCTGAACACGCCATTGCTGGTTAGAATGAAAATGTCTTTCCTGTTATCCTCTGCAAATGAGTATATGTATCCCAATGCAGGAAGAGAACTTTCTGGCACAGAGCCACACTGTATGGGAGAGTCACTAGAACAACTGAAAGGAATAGAGGTACCAGTAAAGTTTCCACTGCCTTCCGGTCTCTCAGCAGCTGCCCATATATAACTAGCATACAAATCTCCATACAAGTAACTGAATGTTGATGAAGGTTTAAGAGGAttagtaatttttaattgaGTTTCCAAATATGAAAGGAGAAGAGGATTTGTGGTCTATTTACCTTCCATACATGCATGGATCAGTCATGGAGCGATAGAAATACCCTCCTGACATTGCTGCTGATCCAAGTTTTGGATTGACATCTGAGTGCTTATATCCCAATATAGGGAAAATCGGGTTTATTGAGTTAGCAGAGGTATTTCCCCCAGGAGTCTGTTCAGGGGTAAAGAGAAGGGGACCTTCATAAACACGCCACCCGTAGTTTCCACCCTTGGTAATAATATCCACCTCTTCATATTGATCCTGTAGGATTTCAAGGATTGCAAGTGTCAAACATGTATGATAAGAAGAATTGTTTTGAGGGAATAAAgaatcaacttaaaagaaataTGTAATAGACTTAAAAATGTCCTTAGGATGCTTTTGacagaattaaagaaataaaacagaAACAAATGGTTTGTTAATTGACTGATCAAATGAGCCAATTGCAAGTATGTAAGCTCAAgagttgggaaaaaaaattgagttttgtTACCACATGCTGGTTATATTTTTTGCATCATAAACTAATCAAGAACCTTTTGGTAAATATAGACGGGCACTTTGATAGACATTAGTGTGTGGATAGCCATTGCGAAAGTTCAAGACCATTGAAAGTAATCAAAAGCAAAATGATATCTTAACCTGCCCAACATCACCGCAAAGGAAGTATTCAGGCCTTTCTGAATCAAAGCTGCAACGCCAAGGATTTCTTAATCCTAGGGCCCAAATTTCAGGCTCCAATTCCTTATCTTCAGAATAAGGATTATCTCGAGGGACTGAATAGTTCCCCCACAAACCAAGTTCATCTATTTCTTCTCCACCTGAAAATGCATGGAAAACATGGGAAAAGAATGGTTAATTAAAGTAAAGAAATAGATGAAGAAAAGTTTGACCAAAAGCATAAGGATTGAGGAACTACTAGTCTACTGGTATAAACaaattcatcataaaaaaatttatggatatGAAACAGGAAGAGTGACAGGGGTCATTATCTGATGCTACTGTAACTGCATCTGATCACTGAGCATGAATCCACTGGTTTGAGTCTTGAAAGCATGCCACTTACCCAGGACTATCTTTTGTGGACCCACGGTTGGGAAATGGGCATTTAACAGTCAGAACATAACATAGATCTGAAGGAGCATTCTAAGCTACCGTATAGTTTCTTAACAAATGTAGCTTCAATGGCTCTGCCAAAGTCATGGAGATCTCATCATTTTGGTCACTTGGGGGCAGCTAACAGAGGGTTATGGTTTGTGAAAGAGTTCAGTCATCAAAATAATCCCCCAACTTAGTCTGTTCTTTGAACAAAAATCTTGAGCCCATGAAATAATTGCACTGTTTGCCAAGAGACATGTGAGCCATGCATACTATAAACAAATGGAGGGGTCAAGAGATGACTAGTCATTGGCAGCAGGAAATTTGTCCAGCTGATTAAGGCTGTGTGCATACATTTTTCAcctcaaatttcatttttatttctcaacaGAGCTTAAGGAGTTAGGATCTCTTCATGCATAGGGCATATGTGTATGCTCAATTAACTACAAGTAATAATAAGTGACGCAATTTTTTCCCTAAGAATTAAATAGAATATAGAAGATAGAG contains these protein-coding regions:
- the LOC100255369 gene encoding beta-glucuronosyltransferase GlcAT14A, coding for MKRVKNHPTHVNPKWIMLISTCSILSLIVLFFTTLVSPDSIPFLTLHRSGSASLFVEYKLRPISPTPVSLPPRLAYLISGTVGDCGALKRTLQALYHPHNLYIIHLDLESPQIERSHLRDYIRNHPAFSSVKNVWMMEKANLVTYRGPTMVANTLHAAAILLKEGGEWDWFINLSASDYPLVTQDDLLHTFSYLPRDLNFVDHTSNIGWKEFQRAKPIIVDPGLYMTKKNNVFWVKQRRSVPTAFKLFTGSAWVALSRPFIDYCIWGWDNLPRTVLMYYTNFVSSPEGYFHTVICNAEEFRNTTVNSDLHFISWDNPPKQHPHLLTITDMSKMISSNAPFARKFRRDDPVLDKIDAELLSRRPDMLVPGAWCIGSSSNGTDPCSVVGNPSVLKPGPGAKRLENLLVSLLSKQNFRPRQCK